One region of Malania oleifera isolate guangnan ecotype guangnan chromosome 6, ASM2987363v1, whole genome shotgun sequence genomic DNA includes:
- the LOC131157687 gene encoding protein kinase PINOID 2, which produces MATQLRDEPDYDSSCSSITVPDSSRSSWLSNLSRSSSVSVCSSDAFPSTSHKPHKANQAAWETIRRLRTEQGGGGCGSSGVGLHHFRLLRRLGSGDLGNVYLCQVRGPTGVSPPCLYAMKVVDREALAIRNKLQRAEMEKEILGMLDHPFLPTLYAEFDASHYSCLVTEFCSGGDLHATRLRQPAKRFSISSAKFYAAETLLAIEYLHMMGVVYRDLKPENVLVREDGHIMLSDFDLSFKCVVVPKLLRLKQPNSESTPGSAKRAKSSTPSCASPMQPVLSCFLSENHKKKKHQNPELEPTEAKPSKEEESKYVHHREFDPELVAEPITARSKSFVGTHEYLAPEVITGQGHGSAVDWWTLGVFLYELIYGRTPFKGESNEKTLINILKQPLSFPRIGVSNSKEFEEMVKVQDLIRKLLVKNPKRRLGSLKGSVEIKRHEFFKGVNWALIRSVRPPEVPKDLHRNRSRSVYMPKLSKKERDAPYQIPNHFDCF; this is translated from the exons ATGGCAACCCAACTCCGAGACGAACCCGACTACGACAGCAGCTGTTCTTCCATAACCGTGCCCGACTCCAGCCGCAGCAGCTGGCTAAGCAACCTCAGCCGGAGCTCCTCCGTCTCCGTCTGCTCCAGTGACGCCTTCCCCTCCACCTCCCACAAGCCTCACAAGGCCAACCAGGCCGCCTGGGAGACCATTCGCCGCCTCCGCACCGAGCAAGGTGGCGGCGGGTGTGGAAGCAGCGGAGTGGGGCTACATCACTTCCGCCTTCTCCGCCGCCTCGGCAGCGGCGACCTCGGCAACGTGTACCTCTGCCAAGTACGGGGTCCCACGGGGGTTTCGCCGCCATGCCTGTACGCCATGAAGGTGGTGGACAGGGAAGCTCTGGCCataaggaacaaactgcagaggGCTGAAATGGAAAAGGAGATTCTGGGCATGCTTGATCATCCATTCTTGCCCACTCTGTACGCCGAGTTCGATGCTTCGCACTACTCCTGTTTGGTTACGGAGTTTTGCTCCGGCGGAGACCTCCACGCCACACGCCTCCGTCAGCCGGCCAAGCGCTTTAGCATTTCCTCAGCCAA GTTCTATGCTGCAGAGACTCTATTAGCCATAGAGTATCTCCACATGATGGGTGTTGTTTACAGAGACCTAAAGCCAGAGAATGTGCTGGTCAGAGAAGATGGGCACATCATGCTTTCGGATTTCGACCTTTCGTTCAAATGCGTCGTCGTCCCGAAGCTTCTTCGATTGAAACAACCCAACTCCGAAAGTACTCCCGGCAGTGCAAAGCGGGCGAAGAGCTCAACACCTTCGTGTGCATCGCCCATGCAGCCGGTCCTCTCTTGTTTCCTATCCGAAAATCACAAGAAGAAGAAGCACCAAAACCCCGAACTAGAACCAACCGAGGCAAAACCCTCCAAAGAAGAAGAATCAAAATACGTTCATCACCGAGAATTCGATCCGGAGCTGGTGGCCGAGCCGATTACAGCTCGGTCAAAGTCATTCGTGGGGACGCATGAGTACTTGGCACCGGAGGTGATCACCGGGCAAGGCCACGGAAGTGCGGTGGACTGGTGGACCTTAGGGGTGTTTCTATATGAGCTAATATATGGAAGAACACCATTTAAGGGAGAAAGCAACGAGAAGACACTCATAAACATTTTGAAGCAGCCATTGAGCTTTCCAAGAATTGGTGTGAGCAACAGCAAAGAGTTTGAGGAAATGGTGAAAGTGCAAGACCTCATAAGGAAGCTTTTGGTGAAAAACCCTAAGAGGAGACTTGGGAGCCTCAAGGGTTCAGTGGAGATCAAGAGGCATGAGTTCTTCAAAGGTGTGAATTGGGCTTTGATTAGGTCAGTGAGGCCACCAGAGGTGCCTAAAGATCTTCACAGAAATAGAAGTAGATCAGTTTACATGCCAAAGCTAagcaagaaagagagagatgcaCCATATCAGATCCCTAATCACTTTGActgtttttaa